A portion of the Deltaproteobacteria bacterium genome contains these proteins:
- a CDS encoding sodium ion-translocating decarboxylase subunit beta, translating to MGNFDKLWNATGLANFTGAQTVMIAVSLLLIFLAIRKKFEPLLLLPIGFGGILANIPIADIAGPEGFLGIIYNMGVANGLFPLLIFMGVGAMTDFGPLMARPKLALLGAAAQFGIFATLLGALWLSANVNGIDFTLQDAAAIAIIGGADGPTAIFLSSKLAPDLMGAIAVAAYSYMALVPIIQPPIMKLLTTEDERKIKMSQLRTVSRGERVIFPLMVLGLCILLLPDATPLIGALMFGNLLRESGVVERLSSAAQNELINIVTIFLGLAVGSKLGADKFLKVETLGILALGLVAFAIGTASGVILAKVMNKLSTRDPINPLIGAAGVSAVPMAARVVNQVGLEYRQDNMLLMHAMGPNVSGVIGSAVAAGVLLALVGV from the coding sequence ATGGGGAACTTCGACAAACTCTGGAATGCTACAGGGCTGGCTAACTTTACAGGGGCTCAGACGGTGATGATTGCCGTGTCGCTCTTGCTGATATTCCTGGCTATTCGAAAGAAATTTGAGCCACTTTTGCTGCTACCGATTGGGTTTGGCGGGATTTTAGCCAATATCCCCATTGCGGATATCGCAGGGCCTGAAGGTTTTCTGGGAATCATATACAATATGGGTGTGGCCAACGGTCTTTTCCCATTACTCATATTTATGGGCGTGGGTGCCATGACCGATTTTGGTCCGCTTATGGCGCGGCCAAAGCTTGCTCTACTTGGAGCTGCTGCTCAATTTGGGATTTTTGCCACGCTTTTAGGTGCTCTTTGGCTCAGTGCCAATGTCAACGGTATCGACTTTACGCTTCAAGATGCTGCGGCCATCGCGATTATCGGAGGGGCGGATGGTCCCACGGCTATCTTCTTATCGAGTAAGCTCGCACCCGATTTGATGGGAGCCATTGCTGTAGCTGCGTATTCTTATATGGCCTTGGTGCCGATTATTCAGCCGCCAATTATGAAGCTTCTCACCACAGAAGATGAACGCAAAATTAAAATGAGTCAGCTCCGCACTGTCTCGCGTGGTGAGCGGGTGATTTTTCCTCTGATGGTTCTCGGGCTTTGTATTTTACTTTTGCCGGATGCCACGCCTCTTATTGGTGCCTTGATGTTTGGTAATTTGTTACGCGAGTCAGGGGTTGTAGAGCGCCTTTCAAGTGCCGCCCAAAATGAACTCATCAATATTGTGACGATTTTTCTGGGTCTTGCCGTCGGGTCAAAACTGGGAGCCGACAAATTTCTTAAGGTCGAAACCCTCGGAATCTTAGCGCTTGGCTTGGTGGCCTTTGCGATTGGTACAGCCTCTGGGGTTATTTTAGCGAAGGTCATGAATAAGCTCTCAACGCGAGACCCAATCAACCCGCTGATTGGCGCGGCGGGTGTTTCTGCGGTTCCCATGGCTGCCCGGGTCGTGAACCAGGTTGGGCTTGAGTATCGCCAAGATAATATGCTGCTCATGCATGCAATGGGCCCCAACGTATCTGGGGTGATTGGTTCTGCAGTTGCGGCCGGTGTTCTCTTGGCCCTGGTTGGTGTCTAG
- a CDS encoding CotH kinase family protein translates to MLKSYLPRVFGILLSVTCVVLVGCHAAELVTPGWSDPSSPDPIEPPEPISNTLNHREMLVDEGGSWHYLAPTEEPVSTWKTAAFVTTDWPSGPGGIGYGDDDDATVIEPTLSLYMRTSFEVISKEQILEANLFIDYDDAFIAYLNGEEIARAGIGEPGDVTAFDTAAEDSHEARLATGGLPDRVDIDVERLLPGKNHLAVQIHNTRADSSDLSSRVFIAVGMSAEEQTYLPLPDWFDEPMTSSDLPLIFIDTAGQSVRDDPRITAHMRIVNNGPGQRNALDDPATDYDGRISIEWRGSTSQNFPKKQYGFETQDESGENNNVSLLGMPSENDWILNAPYSDKSLVRNVLAYDLGNAMGRYAPRTQFCEVFLNGSYEGVYVLMEQVKRDKDRVNIEPMDPTATTGDAITGGYIVKIDKFTGSGGEGWDSSIDPENWNQVYYQYDYPEEPDLNQVQKDYLESSLSDFETKLFNGDPSYRDAIDVGSFIDFMIVQEISRNVDAYRLSTFLHKFRDSAGGLIHMGPLWDFNLAFGNADYGAAFEPEGWAFNQGTPFWWASLLEDPVFVGELRCRWESLRGGLLSDQSVIARLAAYEERLSESQERNFQRWSILGEYLWPNNFIGQSHLEEMDYLENWLLSRLQWLDSGIPGSCPAGE, encoded by the coding sequence ATGTTGAAGTCTTATTTGCCGCGGGTGTTCGGTATTCTGCTAAGTGTGACCTGTGTTGTTTTGGTAGGTTGCCACGCAGCTGAGCTCGTCACACCCGGCTGGTCAGATCCTTCGAGTCCAGACCCTATCGAGCCTCCTGAACCCATTTCAAATACTTTGAATCATAGGGAAATGTTGGTGGATGAAGGTGGTTCCTGGCATTATCTCGCACCTACTGAGGAGCCAGTTTCCACTTGGAAAACGGCTGCATTCGTAACGACAGATTGGCCATCTGGCCCTGGTGGTATTGGTTACGGGGACGATGACGACGCAACTGTGATTGAGCCAACTCTCTCACTTTATATGCGTACAAGTTTTGAGGTCATCAGCAAAGAACAGATCCTTGAAGCGAACCTTTTCATTGATTACGACGACGCGTTTATCGCTTATCTAAATGGTGAGGAGATTGCTCGAGCCGGTATTGGTGAACCTGGTGATGTTACAGCTTTCGATACAGCGGCCGAGGATTCTCACGAGGCAAGACTTGCTACGGGAGGTTTGCCTGATCGAGTCGATATTGATGTCGAACGGTTGCTTCCAGGGAAAAATCATCTGGCGGTTCAGATTCATAATACTCGGGCTGATTCCAGTGATTTAAGCTCTAGAGTTTTTATAGCAGTTGGAATGTCTGCGGAGGAGCAAACTTATTTACCGCTTCCCGATTGGTTTGATGAACCCATGACCTCGAGCGATTTACCTTTGATTTTCATTGATACCGCCGGGCAGTCTGTTCGTGATGATCCGCGAATCACCGCGCACATGCGGATTGTTAACAATGGGCCAGGGCAGCGCAATGCACTCGATGACCCAGCTACAGACTACGATGGCCGCATCAGTATCGAATGGCGTGGTTCAACCTCCCAAAACTTTCCCAAAAAGCAATATGGTTTTGAAACGCAAGATGAATCCGGTGAGAATAATAATGTTTCTCTATTAGGGATGCCCTCGGAGAACGATTGGATTCTTAACGCTCCATACAGCGATAAATCTCTGGTTAGGAATGTGTTGGCCTATGATTTAGGCAACGCCATGGGGCGGTATGCGCCGAGGACTCAATTCTGTGAGGTCTTCTTAAATGGTTCCTATGAGGGCGTTTACGTGCTTATGGAACAAGTTAAACGAGATAAGGACCGAGTGAATATTGAGCCGATGGACCCCACAGCAACCACTGGTGATGCGATTACGGGAGGTTATATCGTTAAGATTGATAAGTTTACTGGAAGCGGCGGGGAAGGTTGGGATTCGTCGATTGATCCTGAAAATTGGAACCAAGTTTATTATCAATACGACTACCCAGAGGAGCCAGACCTGAATCAGGTACAAAAAGACTACCTTGAATCGTCTTTATCTGATTTTGAGACAAAACTTTTCAACGGTGATCCGAGCTATCGTGATGCAATCGATGTGGGTTCATTTATAGATTTCATGATTGTTCAAGAGATCAGCCGTAATGTGGATGCGTATCGGTTGAGTACATTCCTACATAAGTTTCGAGACAGTGCAGGTGGTTTGATTCATATGGGACCACTTTGGGATTTCAACCTGGCGTTTGGCAATGCGGATTACGGCGCGGCGTTTGAGCCCGAGGGCTGGGCTTTCAATCAAGGGACTCCATTTTGGTGGGCGAGTCTTCTTGAGGATCCTGTGTTTGTTGGAGAACTTCGGTGCCGATGGGAGTCGCTAAGGGGAGGGTTACTCTCTGACCAATCGGTAATTGCACGCTTGGCGGCTTACGAAGAACGACTTTCTGAGTCTCAAGAGAGAAATTTCCAGAGATGGTCGATCCTCGGTGAGTACCTCTGGCCTAATAATTTTATCGGCCAATCTCACTTGGAAGAGATGGATTACCTTGAAAATTGGCTTTTAAGCCGTCTGCAATGGCTCGATTCCGGGATTCCCGGTAGCTGCCCAGCTGGAGAATAA